The region aggcttacttctgttttcttttaaccGGATAGTGTTAATTATAGCCAACATTTATTGATAattgtgtaccaggcactgtgttaagtgCATTGAGTGAGTTATCTCATTTAGGCCTCAGGTTAACCCTAAACTGTTGTTTTgaaaatgaggaaaccaaagctcagagaagGTATGTCACTTGTTTGAGGAAAAGCCAGGATTCAGTTCATACTGTGTTGATCAGTTGTATTTAGAAACTTGAGCTTCTCTGAGGAATTTGCATTGTAAAGCTGATATTCAAGGAAACTCCTAAATTTTGTATTAAACGAAGTGGTTTTAAACGGAACAGCTTGGCTTTTGAAGAATTCCTGACCTGATAGCTTACCATCCTTCATAGGTTGATAATCGTGTATGGCATTGCCTGTCCCTGAATAAGATCAATAAGACATGCTTGTTTTGTATTCCAGTTGGCAGATGCGCTACCTGAAAACTCCCCTGCCAAAACCTCTGCTGTGAGCAATACAAAACCCGGCCAACCTCCTCAAGGCTGGCCAGGTTCCAACCCCTGGAATAACCCAAGTGCTCCACCTGCCGTGCCATCTGGACTCCCGCCAAGTGCAACACCCTCCCCCGTGCCTTTTGGACCAACGCCAACAGGGATGTACCCCTCCGTGCCTCCCACCGGACCGCCTCCGGGACCCCCggctccctttcctccttctGGACCCTCGTGCCCCCCACCTGGGGGTCCTTATCCAGGCCCTGGCCCCACTGGGCCATATCCTACACCAAATATGCCCTTTCCTGAGCTTCCAAGACCATATGGTGCACCCACAGATCCAACTGCAGCTGGTCCTTTAGGTCCATGGGGATCCATGTCTTCGGGACCCTGGGCACCAGGAATGGGAGGGCAGTATCCCACCCCCAATATGCCATATCCGTCTCCAGGGCCATACcccgctcctcctcctccccaggcaCCAGGGGCGGCCCCACCTGTTCCATGGGGCACTGTGCCACCAGGAGCCTGGGGACCACCAGCGCCGTATCCTGCCCCTGCAGGATCGTATCCCACACCAGGACTGTATCCCACTCCCAATAATCCTTTTCAAGTGCCTTCAGGACCTTCTGGTGCTCCACCGATGCCTGGTGGCCCCCATGTGAGTGTTTAATTTGTTATTAACATGCAGTAATAGTCCTATAAGCTGAAAAACTGTCTCCAGTTTTGGATGGACAATTAGAAAGCTTttaaacccttttttttttttaaggggtgtgtatataaaataagtaaatttcaaCCTTCAGACAAATTTAGATAAAGCATTTAAAAGGATGAAAGCACAGGTATTCCTggtattaaaaatacagaaattgcTCAGATATCCCTCAAAGGATTTGTAATGTAGTAAGCGGTATCCTCAACAGCATTCTTGAGGTAAACTCAGAGATGTGTTtcattggacttttttttttttttaacttctctcaGTAGTGTTTTGATAGCATCAAACCAAAGCACAAAGTTCAATGGAAGTCATCTCTCGCAGTCTGGCTAGATATAGAGGTAGATTTTTAGAGAATCCAGAGCCATGAATGTGTAACGTTGCCCATCGTTCACGCAGCTGTCGTGTTTCTCAGCCAGGGTTATGTTAGACCCTTCACAGTACTGAGCTCAAGATTATCCCACGCTTCTGCATTGCCAATTATATGTAATGCTGTGTGCTCTACTGTCAGCCAAGCTGGAGTAGGGTTGACATCTTAGTTGAGGACCTGTCTTGGGCATATGACCAAGTAGAAAAGCACCATGTTCCCCTATGAATTGAGCCAAGTCACATTCTCCAcaggggaaaagaaaatctgtttatTCTTAAAAGGACTAATCAGATCTCCAACCAGATTAATCACAACCAATTAATCTTAATAAAGTGTCCCTGAAACTTTTAATTAATGTAACTTTTTGCcatatatatatggttttaaatattttagtaaagTGTATGCCAGAATAAGTGATGATTTGCTGTTTGGATTTATTAAGCAATAAGTTTAAGTCACAGCAAGGAGTTAATAAACTCCATGTACAAAATATAgaagtttactttttcttttttctattgcaGTCTTACCATTAAGTTAACAATGGATGAAGAGATGACGCTTTGCTTTTTGAAGTACATAGATATATGCACTTGAATGCATATATAAAAATTGCTGTTTCCCTATTCTTAGAGGGCATTCATGAAAGAACAACTCTTGCACCTCTCAGAAGATGTCTGCCTCTTGTGCTTGGATGTATAGTACATCTGATGGATACAATcagataaaaatgtaaacagaaatcattcaaatgtgatttttatttggtttttatgGAA is a window of Ovis canadensis isolate MfBH-ARS-UI-01 breed Bighorn chromosome 7, ARS-UI_OviCan_v2, whole genome shotgun sequence DNA encoding:
- the MAPK1IP1L gene encoding MAPK-interacting and spindle-stabilizing protein-like; its protein translation is MSDEFSLADALPENSPAKTSAVSNTKPGQPPQGWPGSNPWNNPSAPPAVPSGLPPSATPSPVPFGPTPTGMYPSVPPTGPPPGPPAPFPPSGPSCPPPGGPYPGPGPTGPYPTPNMPFPELPRPYGAPTDPTAAGPLGPWGSMSSGPWAPGMGGQYPTPNMPYPSPGPYPAPPPPQAPGAAPPVPWGTVPPGAWGPPAPYPAPAGSYPTPGLYPTPNNPFQVPSGPSGAPPMPGGPHSYH